The genomic region GCACGCCGCTATCCATGCTGGCCGAGACCAGCTCCACCAATTTCGCCAGCCCGCTACCTGGCAAAGCGATTTAACCCTTGCCTTTGGCCCTACCTGGCCGCTAACCAGGGTCGAAGCACTGCTGGATCAGCTTGTCGATCCGCAGCACTGGCCCACCATTACACCAGTGCCGGTCGCAGCACTGGCCCACCATTACACCAGTGCCGGTGCTGACCTTGGGTGCCTACGGTGCCTATGCTGAAGCCCTGGATCAAATTTTTATTGCCCAAGAGCTGCTGCTCAATCCCCATCTGCGCCCCCTGGCGGTGAACGTCCTGCTCGAAGAGCTCGGCCACTGGCTCGATGCCCAGCTCAATGAAGTCGATTCCCCTGGGGATGAGGGGGCTATTTTCAGCGCTCTGGTTCAGCAGCAGCCCCTTTCTACCACTGATATAGCCTCACTTAAAGCTGAGAACGACTGGGCTGAATGGATCTGGCAGGGTCAGTCTCTCGTCGTGCAGCAGGCGGCCGCGCCAGGGCTGTTTACCGTCGAGCCCAGCGGGCAGATCCGCGTAGAATTCCTGTTCGATAGCGGTGCCTACAGCGGGCAAGTCGGTCTTTTCAGCATCGCTGGTATGGATGCTCTGGTTCCCGGCTCCCTCGAGTTCATTCGAGAGTCAGCGCGCAGGTCCCTGAGCCAATCCACCCAAGGCTATCTGGTGATCTCCACCCTTGACGAGGGCGCTAGTCTCAGCGGTGAGCTCGGGGAGCGCAACTATAACGCCGGCTCTCCCCTGGGCAACAAGGCGTTTACCTTTCAGCCCAACGACACCCTGGCTCTAATGCTGGTACCTAACGGATCAATTCAGCAATTGCTGGATAACCCTGGTCTCGACTGTGCCCTTCGCCCCCTCTATTCCCTGGCCGCAGCTAACCCCCTCGGCCGTGTCCACTACGGGGCCATATCCACCAATCTCAATGGTCTGGTCATGGGCATTGAGGATGTCCCCTTTGATGCGGGCTCCGATGGGGATTTCAACGACGTTGTGCTGAAGCTAGAGGGGGTGACGGGTCAACTGATGTCTTTAACCGACCTGGTGCAAAGTCGTCGCGGCTGGCTTGACAGCGCTTTGGGCCAAAACCTGTTTGCGATTGCCCCCCAAGCCGTTCCTGGCGGCAGCCCCGTGGCACCCTTCCCCCTACCGGGCGGCGTGACCGTTGACCTCAACAGCTCGGTGGTTAAATTCAACGCCACCGTTACGGAAGCCCAACTTATCGCCAGCGGCGCAGCGCGGGTTACCCTTGGCAGCCAAACCATTTACATCGGCACTGACCAGGTTTCAACCATCAATCAAAATCCCATTCTGGCCAGTTTTGATGCCCTAAACCCTGCCAACAGCTGGATTCGCGCCGACTACGAAACCACAGGGGCCGATGGCCGTGGCACCGGTATTGCCATTACCCCTACCGGCGATATCTACGCCTTCTTCTCCGTAGACGGCACCCAGGGCAGTCCCACTCAAGATTTTCGCCGGGTCAGTAATGCCGCCGAACATGCCTGGCTAC from Nodosilinea sp. PGN35 harbors:
- a CDS encoding DUF4114 domain-containing protein, giving the protein MLTLGAYGAYAEALDQIFIAQELLLNPHLRPLAVNVLLEELGHWLDAQLNEVDSPGDEGAIFSALVQQQPLSTTDIASLKAENDWAEWIWQGQSLVVQQAAAPGLFTVEPSGQIRVEFLFDSGAYSGQVGLFSIAGMDALVPGSLEFIRESARRSLSQSTQGYLVISTLDEGASLSGELGERNYNAGSPLGNKAFTFQPNDTLALMLVPNGSIQQLLDNPGLDCALRPLYSLAAANPLGRVHYGAISTNLNGLVMGIEDVPFDAGSDGDFNDVVLKLEGVTGQLMSLTDLVQSRRGWLDSALGQNLFAIAPQAVPGGSPVAPFPLPGGVTVDLNSSVVKFNATVTEAQLIASGAARVTLGSQTIYIGTDQVSTINQNPILASFDALNPANSWIRADYETTGADGRGTGIAITPTGDIYAFFSVDGTQGSPTQDFRRVSNAAEHAWLRSYGQGGGPKVAVIGRIDPATGELIAAAYLSAILNNGNSNTLTINGLGVQPNGNLLISAESFFAPRQPNGQPMILDSDPSTPDTSPFAYFIEITPDLRRVDSTSAIGWV